The Telopea speciosissima isolate NSW1024214 ecotype Mountain lineage chromosome 11, Tspe_v1, whole genome shotgun sequence genome includes the window AGCGGGCGttggaaacaccaccaaatagagatctttttcccaattaaaatttatagccaaaagaggcataaaaaatgaaaaaaaaaaaagaaccctgAAAAAAAAGTAATTTAGGGAACCCGCCAGCAATGAGCTTAAATTTGAAAAATCCGACCAATTTAGATTAatgttttgttattgttgtatGTGAAGATCAGGAGAATtacttagatccactagataagaaaaagtaggttttactttgttttactcttattattattattattattttgtaaaactacttgttttgtaatatttttttgggaaacagttttccaggagtgtggcctacgccagcactcccatgtgtctatctctcattctctctcctccttaaaataaggggcagaggtgtcctttcacatggggaggagagagatagactcatgggagtgttggcgtaagccacactccgACAGaaatcattttccttttttttttattgggaaaaagttctctgtccgggagtgtggcctacgccagcactcccatgagtttatctctctcctccccatgtgaaaagacacttctgtccccttattttaagaaggagagaaatagacacaagcgagtgctgacgtaggccacactctcgtgaagaaaactacttccctttttttttttttatccaagtagatctaggcaattttcccaagggaacaaaaaagaaaaacctcaAAATCCATGCCTGCCAAACTGGGACCATAGAAAGAGAGATCCACAGTAGCTAAAGATGGTACAGTGAGTGTTAGAGATAATATCTCCCTATCATCGCAATCTTTGCTGATTTATAGGTGATTCCGATAATAGAGAGAGATATTATCTCTAACAGTGAGAAGCAGCTTTTCCAAGTAAAGCAAAATATCATTAAGAATGGTAATAAGAAACTTTAGAGGCTATTAAGCCACCGCATCACATTGTCCCCCTTTTTTGGTGAAAAGTTAAATCAAACTGGAATGACCTAATTTATTGTGGCTGAtattttttgtaatattttctGCCTTTAGACTTTTGGCACCATCCATAAGAAATTAAAGCAACCCCAAAGCAGCCACAGCTCATATAAGTACAGAaagccaaaacaagaaaaagcaATGGAGAAGAACATtaatgaagagaagaagcatTTTGTTCTAGTTCATGGTGCTTGCCATGGAGCTTGGTGTTGGTTTAAGCTTGAAAGTTTGCTAACTTCAGTAGGTCACACTGTAACATCACTGGATCTTGCAGCTTCAGGGATCAACCCAAAGCAAGTGGAAGATCTCCAATCCATTGCTGATTATTTTGAACCCTTAATGGTTTTCATGGCTTCTCTCCCTCAAGATGAGAAGGTGATTCTAGTTGGGCACAGCTATAATGGGTTGAGCATTTCTGTTGCTATGGAGAGGTTCCCTGAGAAAATATCTGTAGCTGTTTTCATCTCTGCTACTAAGCCCAGTCCTACCATTACTGTAGTCGACATACAGAAAGAGGTATGTATGTATAGGATTTTGATTTAGATCAATTACATTCTGATATCTAAAtttgtgagagatcgcaagGTTAGGATGTTAAGCTTatcttaaatttatttattaatatatgATCTGagttaaaattttaagtttcaatAAAAAACGAAATGTTGTTGTCAGATATGACATGGTTCTTTGTAGCTAGATGTACCTTAAGGGTATTTTCCTTTCTTGGTAAAAATGTACTTTAAGGGTATTGGGGCTAAGAAAAAGATATTTGAAAACTCCAGCTCGTAGAAGTATTTTATATGATATGAGTTTATTTAAGGGTGTAAGTTTGGTCCTCTCGGCTCGAGCCCGCCCTAAGCTTGGACTGGATTTTCAACCCTGAGAGCGGATTAGGGTTTAAATTTTCAGGCCTTGGGTGAGGGTCGGGTTGgaccagggttgaggccttggcctaagcccaacccagcccggccctatgttaggttatgctttacaatttattgtttatattTCACGaattttttgtttagtatctaattatctattggtatacccaaaaaaataataatttcttggggccacccgcctgaggctcactagcgCCCAGAAGCTTTGGGTTCGTGCGTGgcgcgggggtcatgtacgagcccaggggggatttagtcggcctaaagtcggatacccctcctgtctccataaaaaaaaaataataacaaatatccattgaacaaaaatatttacaattttaagattgggctaagttttttTACCCAatgaaaagtctaatagtcaattgagtatgaaacaaaccaatacccaatcacatgaagCAGGGCAAGTCAACCaggccctagcaaaaatcagggtcaatcagggcagGGCTAGGCTGGGCTGGGTTGAGCTCGACAGGATTGGGCCTgcgctgagatatctcagcccgatCTAGCccaggttgggcttgggttagGCTAAGAGGATAGAGGGTTAGGCTaggttttaaaaaaacccggcccaacccaatccTGTTTCACCCCTAAGTTTACTCAACTAGATAATTTGAGATTGTGTTTAAATCTAGGATAAGTGAATGTTGGATTATTTTCGGGGTTACTTGCCAAATTTAGACCAGCCCAAAGAAATCTAGCTTCTTCTTGACTTTCCCAGGGAGGGCAAGACGATAGTCCAATAGATGTAACTGTCTTGAAGGGCCAAATTGTTAAGTTGCAATCGCCCTGCAAAGGATAAAAATCGAGTCTTCCACTCTTCCAGCTTCTTTCTAACCACATCGAATAGAGGGGAACAATCTTCCACTCTTAATTTACTAGGAACACCGAGATATCTAATCGGAGGATGAGCTTCCTAAAATCCTGTCATGTCTAGAAgctcttgtctaaaagatggAGAAACTCCTCCCACAACGATAGAAGACTTAGATTTGTTTAACCTAAGGTCGGAACAttgcggaaaaaaaaaattaaaaaataaaaatccaatgccTCTAAAATTGGTCCAGTGGATGACCCCTAAAatgcttaccaaaaaaaaaaaaacaaaaacgatGACCCCTAAAATGGATCCCCTTACAAGAGAAGTTGGGGAATGcagaaagaaaatgagaagtaaaagaaaactATACAATCAAAAACCAACCAGCGTTGGATATTTCCTGATCGAATAcgaatacctctaaacggattggAATGCGGATTGGATACGGATCAGGTGTGATTAGagtcggatattccctggctGAAAAACAAtatctctaaacggattcggatgttgattggatttggatttttgaccatTCATTTACATTTCTACCTTGTGTAATCCAGACTTTCTCCCCTAgaggatacaattcactctcaatccgtATCtattagatcatgattctcttttcatcatattctagaacctgttgaatcttcaaaatcattatttacttaattttttattattaagtattcgaaaaaaattttgaacggatttttatcggagtattcggattttttccggatatctctaaacgaatatcGATATCCCTAATTATGGGGAGTATCAATACAAGATTTTTTGTAGGCTTgcaccttatccctaacctcaAATGAAATGGATTTCTAAACTTGGTGTAAGGTTCTAGATTGCTTAAATGCAATCTTACCAATTAAATGCAACATGAACTACCCTTTAATATTCTTCCTTATCGACCTTCATTCTACCTCTAGGTTCCCAATCTTCCGATTGCTAGACCAACATTTCCCTATAATCTCTTCCCATAGACAAGAAGAAAATGGACATTGGAAGAGTAAGTGCCAAATATCCTCGACTACATTCCAATAAAAGTAACAAGACGTCAAAGAAGGGACTTGTTTGGATTGAAGGAATTCTTGAGTAGGGAGAATCTTAGTCAATACTCTCCACACAACAAAGTTATGCCTAGGAGTATTATTCTTGAACCAAACCACATCAAACCAAGAAACCGATTCAGTTGAGGATCTCACCAAATTTCAGGCAGAGCTTGAGCAGAAACACCTAGAAATGGAAGCAATCCATTCCACCAGAtcttcaaaatctgataatttcccttatttttatcaCTTGCCTTAACATGTAATTGATTTGTATCTATTTCAATTA containing:
- the LOC122645063 gene encoding polyneuridine-aldehyde esterase-like; the encoded protein is MEKNINEEKKHFVLVHGACHGAWCWFKLESLLTSVGHTVTSLDLAASGINPKQVEDLQSIADYFEPLMVFMASLPQDEKVILVGHSYNGLSISVAMERFPEKISVAVFISATKPSPTITVVDIQKEVCMYRILI